The proteins below come from a single Mesobacillus jeotgali genomic window:
- a CDS encoding glycoside hydrolase family 1 protein: protein MKPYQFPEGFLWGGATAANQIEGGFNEGNKGLNVADVLPGGKARYDILTKPGFDFEIKPDQYYPNHEAIDFYHRYKEDIALFAEMGFKAFRMSIAWTRIFPNGNELEPNEEGLAFYDRVLDELHKYGIEPVVTISHYEMPLHLVKKYGGWRNRQVVTFFDKYARTILNRYKDKVKCWMTFNEINSALVMPINGLGFSIEKDEDRYQPTFQAYHHQLVASAMAVKACHEVIPGSQIGCMILFAPVYPFDSNPENVLHALKEEQLFNYFCGDVQVRGEYPSFMNRYFKEHDIELEIEEGDIELLKEGTVDYVGFSYYMSRTEKKKKADEDASEGNIIGGVRNPFLDVSDWGWEIDPVGLRISLNKLYDRYQIPLFVVENGLGAYDQLGDDGSINDDYRIDYLREHIKAMGEAIEDGVNLMGYTSWGCIDMVSMSTGEFSKRYGYIYVDKHDDGSGTLERKKKKSFYWYKEVIETNGQKL from the coding sequence ATGAAACCATATCAATTCCCTGAAGGTTTTCTATGGGGAGGGGCTACGGCTGCAAACCAAATAGAAGGTGGATTTAACGAAGGCAATAAGGGCTTGAATGTCGCGGATGTTCTGCCAGGAGGAAAAGCCAGATACGATATTTTAACAAAACCTGGTTTTGATTTTGAAATCAAGCCTGATCAATACTACCCGAATCATGAGGCGATTGATTTTTACCATCGATATAAAGAGGATATTGCTTTGTTTGCGGAAATGGGATTCAAGGCTTTCAGGATGTCAATTGCCTGGACACGGATTTTCCCAAATGGCAATGAACTCGAGCCAAATGAAGAGGGACTTGCTTTTTACGATCGAGTATTGGATGAACTGCACAAGTATGGGATAGAGCCGGTTGTGACCATATCCCACTATGAAATGCCGCTTCATTTGGTGAAAAAGTACGGAGGCTGGCGGAACCGACAGGTTGTCACTTTCTTTGATAAATATGCCAGAACCATTTTAAATCGATATAAAGATAAGGTTAAATGCTGGATGACGTTCAATGAAATCAATAGTGCTCTAGTAATGCCGATCAACGGCCTTGGTTTTTCGATTGAAAAAGATGAGGATCGATACCAGCCAACTTTCCAGGCGTACCATCACCAATTAGTAGCAAGCGCAATGGCAGTTAAAGCTTGCCATGAGGTCATTCCCGGCTCGCAAATCGGCTGTATGATTCTTTTTGCCCCTGTTTATCCATTTGACAGCAATCCGGAAAACGTCCTGCATGCACTCAAAGAAGAGCAGCTTTTCAATTATTTTTGCGGTGATGTACAGGTTCGCGGGGAGTACCCTTCCTTCATGAATCGATACTTTAAAGAACACGATATCGAATTAGAGATCGAAGAAGGTGACATTGAGTTATTGAAGGAAGGTACCGTGGATTATGTTGGATTCAGCTACTATATGTCACGTACGGAGAAAAAGAAGAAGGCAGATGAGGATGCATCAGAAGGAAATATCATTGGCGGAGTGCGGAACCCATTCCTTGATGTAAGCGACTGGGGCTGGGAAATCGACCCTGTTGGCTTGCGTATCAGCCTTAACAAGCTATACGATCGCTACCAAATTCCTCTATTTGTCGTCGAAAATGGCCTGGGAGCCTACGACCAACTCGGAGATGATGGCAGTATAAACGATGATTACCGAATTGACTATCTCCGTGAGCATATAAAAGCAATGGGTGAAGCGATCGAAGATGGAGTGAATTTGATGGGCTATACCAGCTGGGGATGTATCGATATGGTCAGCATGTCAACGGGCGAGTTTTCAAAAAGATACGGCTATATTTATGTGGACAAGCATGACGATGGCAGCGGAACATTAGAACGGAAAAAGAAAAAGTCATTCTACTGGTATAAAGAAGTGATTGAAACCAACGGGCAAAAGCTGTAA
- a CDS encoding GNAT family N-acetyltransferase — protein MFLYKIDEQLSLKLTEVSDAEQLFALTERARDYLKEWLPWLDFTTDVEDTREFLTGTMKGYAENKSITTVILYDGEIVGTAGFNSINWSNKTAYIGYWLGHEYQGKGIMTKVARALTDYAFNHLKLNKVEIRAAEENKKSRGIPERLGFVEEGRIRQAEWLYDHYVNHVIYGVLAEEWAENKGR, from the coding sequence GTGTTTTTATATAAAATAGATGAGCAATTATCCTTGAAGCTTACCGAGGTATCTGATGCAGAACAACTATTTGCACTAACTGAAAGGGCAAGGGATTATTTAAAAGAGTGGCTCCCATGGCTCGATTTTACAACGGACGTTGAAGATACAAGAGAATTTTTAACAGGAACAATGAAAGGCTACGCCGAAAATAAGAGTATAACGACCGTTATTTTGTACGATGGAGAAATCGTCGGAACGGCAGGTTTCAACAGTATTAACTGGTCAAATAAAACTGCTTACATTGGGTATTGGCTCGGGCATGAATACCAGGGCAAAGGTATCATGACCAAGGTTGCCAGGGCATTAACTGATTACGCTTTTAATCATTTGAAATTGAACAAAGTTGAAATCAGAGCGGCAGAGGAAAATAAAAAGAGCAGAGGGATTCCTGAAAGACTAGGGTTTGTGGAAGAAGGCAGAATCAGGCAAGCCGAATGGCTTTATGATCACTATGTAAATCATGTTATTTATGGAGTTTTAGCAGAAGAGTGGGCCGAGAATAAAGGCAGATAA
- a CDS encoding GNAT family N-acetyltransferase: protein MLFQNGSLMVRRLREQDKHLLAKWLSTPEVLEYYEGRDNRFDLNKVDQVFYASEDEGVKCIIEYEENSIGYIQFYELDQATKKVYGYETGRIFGTDQFIGEVDYWNRGIGTLLVNSMTEFLFTHMKADKVVMDPQVWNERSINCYEKCGFKKVKFLPNHEFHEGELRDCWLIEKTNI, encoded by the coding sequence ATGCTATTCCAAAACGGCAGTTTAATGGTTCGCAGATTAAGAGAACAAGATAAACACCTATTAGCAAAATGGCTTTCTACTCCCGAGGTTCTTGAATACTATGAGGGAAGGGATAACCGCTTCGATTTAAATAAAGTGGACCAAGTTTTTTACGCTTCGGAAGACGAAGGTGTTAAATGCATTATTGAGTACGAAGAGAATTCGATTGGCTATATACAATTTTATGAATTAGATCAGGCCACTAAAAAAGTGTATGGATATGAGACGGGAAGAATATTTGGAACTGACCAGTTTATCGGCGAAGTCGACTATTGGAATAGAGGGATTGGAACATTACTGGTTAATTCCATGACAGAGTTTCTTTTCACCCATATGAAAGCCGACAAAGTCGTCATGGATCCTCAAGTGTGGAATGAGCGTTCAATAAATTGCTATGAAAAGTGCGGCTTCAAAAAAGTTAAATTTCTGCCTAATCACGAATTTCATGAAGGGGAGCTGCGTGATTGTTGGTTGATTGAAAAAACAAATATCTAA
- a CDS encoding GNAT family acetyltransferase, with protein MKAMKEYLIQNNISPGIDFLKDFLSKGAGNDDFTQNQILGGVKSKNNFCTYEAYKEGNLVGLLTAWTSDFHPYCTYFSLATNPFLDNKAEALLLQSLYKTPGIRFPLQTLIWETSYRLKTFYEDNEFVEIRRTYMPMLKSSKIEINRVFADIASHKLTIKDLYSIKDNDLLKFKLTMLIKENYSRTHSKNPVGELDFLKWEKLIFNNETNQNGSYIALKDNEIIAYTLLHFSETPNRFEFGWRGTKNYTDIRVMLMLTALQVNFAAENGVDFIEAEIDTTDHFAIEMLKFFPFSSAPALLTFQKRENR; from the coding sequence ATGAAGGCTATGAAAGAATATTTAATTCAGAACAATATTTCCCCTGGTATTGATTTTCTTAAAGATTTTCTTTCAAAAGGGGCAGGAAATGATGATTTCACTCAAAATCAAATTCTAGGAGGAGTTAAAAGCAAAAATAATTTCTGTACGTATGAGGCATATAAGGAAGGAAATTTGGTGGGGTTACTAACAGCGTGGACATCAGATTTTCACCCTTATTGTACATACTTCTCCTTGGCCACAAATCCTTTCTTGGATAATAAAGCAGAAGCTTTATTACTACAGTCATTATATAAGACACCGGGAATTAGGTTTCCACTGCAAACGTTGATTTGGGAGACTTCATATCGGCTTAAGACGTTTTATGAAGACAATGAATTTGTTGAAATCAGAAGAACCTATATGCCAATGCTAAAAAGCTCGAAAATCGAAATTAACCGGGTTTTTGCGGATATTGCGTCACATAAGCTTACTATAAAGGACCTTTATAGTATCAAAGATAATGATCTACTTAAATTTAAGCTAACAATGCTTATTAAGGAGAACTATAGCAGAACTCACTCTAAGAATCCTGTTGGTGAACTCGATTTCCTTAAATGGGAAAAATTAATCTTTAATAATGAAACCAATCAAAATGGTAGCTACATTGCTTTAAAAGACAATGAAATCATAGCTTATACGCTATTACATTTCTCTGAAACACCTAATAGGTTTGAATTCGGATGGAGAGGGACTAAGAACTATACTGATATTAGAGTCATGTTAATGCTGACAGCTCTTCAAGTGAATTTCGCAGCAGAAAATGGTGTTGACTTTATCGAAGCAGAAATAGATACGACTGATCATTTTGCCATTGAGATGTTAAAGTTCTTTCCTTTTTCTTCAGCCCCGGCTTTATTGACTTTTCAAAAAAGGGAAAATCGATAA
- a CDS encoding SDR family oxidoreductase, with protein MSQLDGKVAFITGASSGIGRAAALKLAKEGAKVALIDVKEENARDVKESIEEAGGSALIVECDIAKPDEMERSYQKVIDAWGKVDIVFANAGINGVIAPIEDLAPEDWDETINTNLKGTFLTVKYAIPHMKKHGGSVIITSSINGNRIYKNFGMSAYSTSKIGQTGFGKMAALELSQYKIRVNIICPGAIETNIGKNTFPQEKDLEKIKIPVEYPEGNQPLEEHAGKPDQVADLVFFLASDMSSYITGTEVYIDGAESLL; from the coding sequence ATGAGCCAATTAGATGGGAAGGTCGCTTTTATAACAGGTGCCAGCTCCGGTATAGGAAGAGCAGCAGCACTCAAACTTGCCAAGGAGGGTGCAAAGGTAGCATTGATTGATGTGAAGGAAGAAAACGCCAGGGATGTTAAGGAGTCCATTGAAGAGGCCGGCGGGAGCGCACTGATCGTTGAATGTGATATCGCAAAGCCAGACGAAATGGAACGAAGCTATCAAAAGGTTATAGATGCCTGGGGGAAAGTTGATATTGTCTTTGCCAACGCAGGCATCAATGGTGTCATCGCCCCAATTGAAGACCTTGCTCCAGAGGATTGGGACGAAACGATCAACACGAACCTCAAGGGAACCTTTCTTACCGTAAAATATGCAATCCCCCATATGAAGAAGCACGGCGGCAGCGTCATTATCACGAGTTCTATTAACGGAAACAGGATCTATAAGAATTTCGGTATGTCTGCTTACAGTACTTCGAAAATCGGGCAGACAGGATTCGGAAAAATGGCGGCACTCGAGCTATCTCAGTATAAAATCCGGGTCAATATCATCTGCCCAGGCGCAATCGAAACCAACATAGGCAAAAACACCTTTCCGCAGGAGAAAGATCTCGAAAAAATTAAAATCCCAGTTGAATATCCGGAGGGCAATCAACCATTGGAGGAACACGCCGGAAAGCCAGATCAGGTAGCAGACCTCGTCTTCTTTCTCGCTTCCGACATGTCTTCCTATATTACAGGGACAGAAGTCTATATAGACGGAGCGGAATCGCTATTATAA
- a CDS encoding DUF4230 domain-containing protein: MDKQEKVITKIDELLTELKSGREESAASLAAHSVRPSKLSMLSSRLMILFFIASVIGAGIWYVSGNTGKAESSVFIEQVHGLATLATAEAHVKVILEQEDNELFGEKINFNIPGTKREWLLIVPATVIAGVDLQEIDQEDIKVDEEKKVVEIVLPQAKFIQEPSVKMDEVRTFSDEGIFRGKIEWDQGFNLAAIAQEEIKQEAIEAGILQKADKNAETVLTEFFGHLGYNVIINRR, encoded by the coding sequence ATGGACAAGCAGGAAAAAGTTATTACTAAGATTGATGAGCTATTGACTGAATTAAAATCGGGAAGAGAGGAAAGCGCGGCTTCCCTGGCTGCACATTCAGTGAGACCATCAAAGCTTAGTATGCTTAGCAGCAGACTAATGATTCTATTTTTCATAGCTTCAGTCATTGGTGCTGGCATTTGGTATGTTTCGGGGAACACGGGTAAGGCTGAGTCGTCTGTATTCATTGAACAAGTCCACGGCTTGGCAACATTGGCAACAGCGGAGGCACATGTGAAGGTCATCCTTGAGCAGGAGGATAATGAGTTATTTGGGGAGAAAATCAACTTTAATATACCTGGCACAAAGCGTGAATGGCTATTGATTGTTCCAGCAACCGTGATAGCGGGTGTTGATTTGCAGGAAATCGATCAAGAAGACATAAAGGTTGATGAAGAGAAAAAGGTAGTAGAGATTGTACTGCCACAGGCAAAATTCATTCAAGAACCATCTGTTAAGATGGACGAGGTCAGGACATTTTCAGATGAAGGAATTTTTCGTGGAAAAATAGAGTGGGACCAAGGATTCAATTTGGCAGCAATAGCCCAGGAAGAAATTAAGCAAGAAGCAATAGAAGCAGGTATTTTACAAAAAGCTGATAAAAATGCTGAAACAGTATTAACGGAGTTTTTCGGCCATTTGGGATACAATGTCATTATAAATAGAAGATAA
- a CDS encoding H-type small acid-soluble spore protein → MDLQRVKEILAAENEISVHYHGVPIWIESIDSTSSMAVISPRGTHEERQLVSIDGLDEN, encoded by the coding sequence ATGGACTTACAACGTGTGAAGGAAATATTAGCTGCGGAAAATGAAATTTCTGTCCATTACCATGGTGTGCCAATCTGGATTGAAAGCATCGATTCTACTTCAAGCATGGCGGTCATTTCACCAAGAGGAACTCATGAAGAAAGGCAGCTTGTCTCTATTGATGGTTTGGATGAAAACTAG
- a CDS encoding alkaline phosphatase family protein → MTTRFFKAIVLLFMTILTINVPLADAAGDRQVILISFDGMRNDLTRSYVKDGKLPNIENVIKKGTIAKYAKTVSPSLTAPSHAAIATGATPLQTSIVSNAWQQKDAAMTNQKSAFLSEFEVDPLWVSARKQGKTTATVAFAGANPSIGKQADYTIYYGDTWSPSKQEKLRFSEASGWNNPPSSFSPLKEASFTIKVEDSKNKKMHVLAYDSTNDQEKNYDKFIVTSNKTTVHNGVSPKEWGSVSLPVKESKTAGFWFKFTTADPGLAKDAVMYRSEVTSGQIDGPKGFADIIRNKFGFFPPQDDDTALEKGWISRKEYEEISERFVNWVADVSLFIKNEYQPDLLMFYAPQIDHQEHKYLLTDPRQPDYSPEKSKKYMEYIEWSYKVADKVVGKTVKSLDGNDHLLIVSDHGMEPAHSALEPNKVLKDNGLLVLDSDGKIDYKRSKAIAIPSGSAAHVYINLKSREKHGIVPEDNYEQVRNEIIQAFKGIKVNRNENGPVIKHQLRAIWKSTVNLSFNGVKENTKDLFGYLTNASVHPYEDIKKISQSKKSKERNAGDVLLMASPGYIMGQGESHIVKPTPDYGTHGGNPKREKLKAVFMAMGPDIPNGKQIDPVSNIDIAPTIYELLGLQISSYVEGKKIKDLTE, encoded by the coding sequence ATGACAACAAGATTTTTTAAAGCAATCGTTCTATTATTTATGACTATTTTAACCATCAATGTACCACTGGCTGATGCAGCGGGGGATCGACAGGTCATTCTTATTTCTTTTGATGGCATGCGCAATGATCTCACAAGGAGTTATGTAAAAGACGGCAAACTGCCTAATATAGAGAATGTTATTAAAAAAGGAACAATTGCCAAATATGCCAAGACAGTCAGCCCGTCCCTTACTGCCCCATCACACGCAGCTATTGCAACTGGAGCAACTCCGCTGCAAACATCCATTGTTAGCAATGCCTGGCAACAGAAAGATGCAGCAATGACAAACCAGAAAAGTGCCTTCTTAAGTGAATTTGAGGTAGATCCACTATGGGTCTCAGCCCGGAAGCAGGGAAAAACAACTGCAACAGTTGCGTTTGCCGGAGCAAACCCTTCCATAGGGAAGCAGGCTGACTATACGATTTATTATGGGGATACATGGTCCCCCAGCAAACAGGAAAAACTCAGATTCTCAGAAGCATCAGGCTGGAACAACCCTCCGTCTAGCTTTAGCCCATTGAAGGAAGCATCCTTCACGATCAAGGTCGAGGACAGTAAAAACAAGAAAATGCATGTTTTGGCATATGATTCAACCAACGACCAGGAAAAGAATTACGATAAATTTATTGTGACAAGCAATAAAACAACTGTTCATAATGGAGTCAGTCCTAAAGAATGGGGCTCAGTCAGCCTGCCGGTAAAGGAAAGCAAAACTGCAGGCTTCTGGTTCAAGTTCACTACTGCAGACCCGGGATTGGCCAAAGATGCTGTGATGTACCGTTCAGAGGTGACATCAGGCCAAATTGATGGACCTAAAGGGTTTGCTGACATAATTAGGAACAAATTCGGTTTCTTCCCCCCTCAGGATGATGATACAGCATTGGAAAAGGGCTGGATCTCCAGAAAGGAATATGAAGAGATTTCGGAGAGGTTTGTCAATTGGGTGGCAGATGTATCACTTTTCATCAAAAATGAGTATCAGCCAGATTTGCTGATGTTCTATGCACCACAAATTGACCATCAGGAGCACAAGTATCTGCTTACAGATCCGAGACAGCCTGATTACTCACCTGAAAAATCAAAAAAGTACATGGAATATATTGAATGGTCATATAAGGTTGCTGACAAGGTGGTTGGCAAGACCGTTAAGTCCCTTGATGGGAATGACCATCTCTTAATTGTTTCTGACCATGGCATGGAACCGGCGCACTCAGCATTAGAGCCCAATAAAGTTTTGAAGGATAATGGTCTTCTTGTATTGGATTCTGATGGAAAAATTGATTATAAAAGGTCAAAAGCAATCGCGATACCAAGTGGTTCGGCAGCTCATGTGTACATCAACTTAAAATCGAGAGAAAAGCATGGAATTGTTCCAGAAGATAACTATGAACAGGTGCGTAACGAAATCATCCAGGCCTTCAAGGGAATCAAGGTGAACAGGAATGAAAACGGTCCTGTCATCAAGCATCAACTGAGAGCAATATGGAAAAGCACAGTGAATTTATCCTTTAACGGTGTAAAAGAAAATACAAAAGATTTATTTGGTTATCTTACGAATGCTAGTGTCCACCCCTATGAGGATATAAAGAAAATATCCCAAAGTAAAAAGTCGAAGGAGCGAAATGCCGGAGATGTTTTATTAATGGCTTCACCCGGGTATATAATGGGCCAGGGTGAATCGCATATCGTAAAACCAACTCCCGATTATGGCACGCATGGCGGTAACCCGAAACGCGAGAAACTGAAAGCAGTTTTTATGGCTATGGGCCCTGACATCCCTAATGGTAAACAGATAGATCCAGTTTCTAATATTGATATAGCACCCACTATTTATGAACTTCTGGGATTGCAAATTTCCTCTTACGTTGAAGGGAAGAAGATTAAAGACCTAACTGAATAA
- a CDS encoding YdhK family protein translates to MKLNRRFKIVLVSISTVLFLTACSGEEEKSSTGDHNSHANMEHSGSGELPEGLKEAADPTYKVGSQAIINDDHMPGMDGAEATIVGAYDTVVYSLSYDPTNGGDRVEQHKWVIHEELLDAGAEPLQPGDETTINTDHMEGMQGAKAVIDSAEEMTVYMVDFTPTDGSEKVTNHQWVTEDELEPAN, encoded by the coding sequence ATGAAACTAAACCGCAGATTTAAAATAGTATTGGTGTCCATTAGTACAGTATTATTTTTAACAGCTTGCTCAGGTGAAGAAGAGAAATCCAGCACTGGAGATCACAACAGCCATGCAAATATGGAGCATTCTGGATCGGGTGAGTTACCCGAAGGGCTGAAGGAAGCTGCTGATCCAACATACAAAGTTGGCAGTCAGGCCATTATTAATGATGACCATATGCCAGGCATGGATGGAGCGGAGGCTACTATCGTAGGAGCATATGATACAGTCGTCTATTCCTTATCCTATGACCCGACGAACGGGGGAGATCGTGTAGAACAACATAAATGGGTCATCCATGAAGAGCTGCTTGATGCCGGAGCAGAACCATTGCAGCCGGGTGATGAAACTACAATCAATACCGATCATATGGAAGGAATGCAGGGAGCAAAAGCGGTCATTGATTCAGCCGAAGAAATGACAGTCTACATGGTCGATTTCACGCCAACAGATGGTTCTGAAAAAGTAACGAACCACCAATGGGTAACCGAAGATGAACTTGAGCCTGCTAATTAA
- a CDS encoding TraB/GumN family protein, translating to MVEENITRIEMNGKEYILIGTAHVSKHSAEQVKEVIEAERPDSVCVELDEQRYQTITEGSKWQEMDIIQVIKEKRASLLLMNLAISSFQNRMAKELGIKAGQEMIQGIESAKEVGAKLVLADRNIQITFSRIWGNLGLKGKAILLSQIITSIFSRDSISEEELEKLKEQDTINAMLNEFTETFPRLKKPLIDERDQYLAQKIKEAPGEKIVAVLGAAHVPGIKEEIKKDHDLNKLRAIPPKSNWPKVIGWSIPILILAIIVYTFLANPTAGFAQTVSWILWNGSLSALGAAIAMGHPLTILTAFIAAPITSLNPLLAAGWFAGLAQAYIRRPNVKDFETLSEDIFSLKGFWRNKVSRILLIVVLANLGSSLGTFIGGADVIRVFIENL from the coding sequence ATGGTCGAGGAAAATATTACGAGAATTGAAATGAATGGCAAGGAATACATACTGATTGGAACTGCACATGTTTCAAAGCACAGCGCTGAGCAGGTGAAGGAGGTAATTGAAGCTGAGAGACCTGATTCTGTCTGTGTTGAATTGGACGAGCAGCGTTACCAGACGATTACCGAAGGTTCAAAGTGGCAGGAGATGGATATCATCCAGGTCATCAAGGAAAAACGCGCTTCTCTTTTACTAATGAATCTCGCTATTTCTTCATTCCAAAACCGGATGGCGAAGGAGCTTGGTATCAAAGCAGGGCAAGAAATGATCCAGGGAATAGAATCTGCAAAGGAAGTCGGAGCAAAACTTGTGCTTGCAGACCGTAATATCCAGATAACTTTTTCACGAATATGGGGTAACCTTGGCTTAAAGGGAAAGGCAATATTGTTAAGCCAAATCATAACCAGCATCTTCAGCAGGGACAGCATTTCAGAGGAAGAGCTCGAAAAGCTGAAGGAACAGGATACAATCAACGCAATGCTGAATGAATTCACTGAGACATTTCCGCGTTTGAAGAAGCCATTGATTGACGAGCGTGACCAGTATTTAGCTCAGAAAATCAAGGAAGCACCTGGAGAAAAAATCGTCGCTGTCTTGGGTGCAGCACACGTACCTGGAATTAAAGAAGAGATAAAAAAAGATCATGATCTAAATAAACTACGGGCAATTCCGCCGAAATCGAATTGGCCAAAGGTCATTGGCTGGAGCATTCCTATCTTGATCCTGGCTATTATCGTCTATACGTTTTTAGCTAACCCAACTGCCGGTTTCGCCCAAACTGTCAGCTGGATCTTATGGAATGGCAGCCTTTCCGCCCTGGGAGCAGCAATCGCAATGGGGCACCCATTGACCATTTTGACAGCTTTTATAGCAGCCCCGATAACTTCATTGAACCCTTTGCTTGCCGCAGGCTGGTTTGCCGGATTGGCACAGGCTTATATCCGGAGGCCTAACGTAAAGGACTTTGAGACACTATCAGAGGATATTTTTAGTTTAAAAGGATTCTGGCGGAACAAAGTCAGCCGAATCTTGCTGATTGTTGTACTTGCCAATCTGGGGAGCTCGCTCGGAACCTTCATTGGCGGCGCTGACGTGATCAGGGTCTTTATCGAGAACTTATAG
- a CDS encoding DUF2935 domain-containing protein — MISLWDEHSFWIEMLQDHAYFVRDGLSPNESEYVEIARQFIRLYGELLGELQSIPRQTGYQDSQMIDFSRKAWQVAKSYYDFEGTLQSLRIDNKVNLNLSPTYLNGTLSENQEYLRILSYLVQGQEPVRLSVTQVMDLWLEDQLGHAVLFENLLDPIEVEANIVTQEYKRRFQLYIVQNHHLKNYLRVKQPGFARQQEFIYEVGKTTLEMDHYIRKMVEKYKANTLLNKTNLRFLEHHFPETCYFLASLSYYEPRLQAQVGNCSLSKPSF, encoded by the coding sequence ATGATTTCTCTTTGGGATGAACATTCATTTTGGATTGAAATGCTGCAGGATCACGCTTATTTTGTCAGGGACGGTTTGTCTCCAAATGAATCGGAGTATGTGGAAATTGCGAGGCAATTTATACGGTTATATGGCGAACTTTTAGGCGAGTTACAGTCGATTCCTCGTCAAACAGGCTACCAGGACAGTCAAATGATTGATTTTTCAAGAAAAGCATGGCAGGTTGCTAAAAGCTATTATGATTTTGAAGGTACACTGCAATCATTACGAATTGATAACAAAGTTAACCTTAACTTGTCACCAACCTATTTAAACGGTACATTAAGTGAAAATCAGGAGTATTTACGGATATTGAGCTATCTGGTACAAGGCCAAGAACCAGTACGGTTGTCCGTTACACAGGTGATGGACCTTTGGCTTGAAGACCAGCTTGGCCACGCGGTACTTTTTGAAAATCTCCTCGATCCAATTGAAGTCGAAGCCAACATAGTAACGCAGGAGTACAAACGAAGATTTCAGCTTTACATTGTCCAGAATCACCATTTGAAAAATTATCTTCGGGTAAAACAGCCAGGCTTTGCCCGTCAGCAGGAATTCATCTATGAAGTAGGAAAGACGACGCTGGAAATGGATCATTATATTAGAAAGATGGTGGAAAAGTATAAGGCCAATACACTTTTGAATAAAACAAATCTCCGCTTTCTGGAGCATCACTTTCCAGAAACCTGTTACTTTCTTGCCAGTTTAAGCTACTATGAACCAAGGCTGCAGGCACAAGTCGGCAATTGCTCCTTGTCGAAGCCTTCCTTTTAG
- the tenA gene encoding thiaminase II: MKSFTEELKRQADPIWRANFDHPFVQGIANGNLAMESFRYYVLQDSYYLSHFARIQAIAASRAADLFTTSRMAAHSMGTYEAELGLHENFLKQLEVTKQELAEFNPSPTAYAYTSHLYRVAASGSLAEIIAAILPCYWIYHEIGQLFKGSTPNVQIYQEWIAAYGGEWFSELVNEQLNRLDQLAVEASNIEKEKMKLHFIISSQYEFMFWDMAYNQEKWPIEL; encoded by the coding sequence ATGAAGAGTTTTACTGAGGAGTTAAAGAGACAGGCTGATCCAATCTGGCGGGCAAATTTTGATCACCCATTTGTACAGGGAATTGCAAATGGTAATTTAGCAATGGAATCCTTTCGCTATTATGTTTTACAGGATTCCTATTACCTTTCCCATTTTGCCAGGATACAGGCAATCGCAGCGTCAAGAGCAGCTGATTTGTTCACCACTTCGAGAATGGCAGCCCATTCCATGGGGACTTATGAGGCTGAACTTGGTTTGCATGAAAATTTTCTAAAGCAACTGGAAGTAACAAAACAAGAACTAGCGGAGTTTAACCCCTCTCCTACTGCCTATGCTTACACTTCCCATCTTTATCGAGTTGCTGCTTCAGGAAGCCTGGCTGAAATCATCGCAGCCATCCTACCATGCTACTGGATTTACCATGAAATTGGACAATTGTTTAAGGGATCCACCCCCAATGTCCAAATTTATCAAGAATGGATTGCAGCATATGGAGGAGAATGGTTCAGTGAACTTGTAAATGAGCAGCTAAACAGGCTTGATCAGCTTGCAGTGGAAGCGTCAAATATAGAAAAAGAAAAAATGAAACTGCATTTTATCATAAGCAGCCAGTATGAATTCATGTTTTGGGACATGGCATACAATCAAGAAAAATGGCCTATTGAATTGTAA
- the qoxD gene encoding cytochrome aa3 quinol oxidase subunit IV, which produces MDKHSKGFPISHVIGFFMSLVLTFGAAWIALQSSLSMKAVMWIIGTLAVIQAGIQLYMFMHINEGDDKVTNNINIIYSAFIAVVIVAGSIWVMTSGHSH; this is translated from the coding sequence ATGGATAAGCATTCTAAAGGCTTCCCAATCAGTCATGTCATCGGATTCTTCATGTCACTAGTCCTGACATTCGGAGCAGCATGGATTGCCCTTCAGAGCTCACTCTCAATGAAGGCAGTCATGTGGATCATCGGAACACTGGCAGTTATCCAGGCCGGAATCCAGCTATACATGTTCATGCACATCAATGAAGGCGATGATAAAGTAACCAATAATATCAATATCATTTATTCAGCTTTTATCGCAGTTGTCATAGTTGCAGGATCCATCTGGGTCATGACTTCTGGACACTCGCATTAA